A portion of the Roseimicrobium gellanilyticum genome contains these proteins:
- a CDS encoding AAA domain-containing protein — MDQAGKAFLPWLRGVTERGGMETDDVLSVMLPLMRQVQSVHEQGKVATLTAGGLTYDAHHNALRFDAALAGEPTQATDRVEALQAPLSRALEVTGHGTQETDLDEASVNYTDDSVGGEDKPLTRPAYVPDYGCWELRVGHHDVLTDVFLLGQVLASVACGLDFTDVEDVRLFANHRHNLFNLHPRLHPVVAAVIEEMTELNRHRRACDLASLLKRLETYREQPDDFDVRRIAGLEQATPSGRRKLIQARLRDRLFEISRRNRLIYYKPTQQSLNLTVASVPTLLDYRNVRPEQLCYWHPEIETLVSQGKVMPLGKYLRFEEQPYLNGMLDKILSEARRDRAEYGFAQLRLVLVFLRWHNLKESPNEVIESPLLLLPVELTKKKGVRDSYTLDPIDTGIAEVNPALRFHLKEVYNLDLPEEVDLQKTTLRQFHEELRAQIQASEPGVTLRCVENPQIKLVQQRARLRVDQFRKRQMLKTGKPIARKVSYSYKKEDYRPLGLQLFLEKVKPQPMPLRLAAGGSMGERSLPMDFIVEPQSDSPAPGVMETSSETYTLEQGISSSNPYAWEFDLCSLTLANFNYRKMSLVHDYEHLLEHDPASEVFDTIFSIAPREQDSAPPAIPLKEQHFVVACDAAQAAAVAKARNGRSFIIQGPPGTGKSQTITNLIADNIARGKRVLFVCEKRAAIDVVFHRLRQQGLDELCCLIHDSQTDKKAFIQNLKQTYEGFLQQAQDGDVTQVRQEIVRRLEQELESIKRFGEVMVSAKAGMGASAHQILQRLVELRPEVSQQDVLSNPKELDVSTEELLPEYALWKQCGDVARRLRQALVDLGEDEVLAEHPLRHVSQEVLESERPIATLRESLDAVEDLLDSLESSLSLAGDAEAVKALPLGHFAGAVEFAHDARPLAERGLMAALDGSGNAKVTAFASLQKELQTKTDAHREAATKSEGWRDPLPPDDVQEAIAQAKATENSLFRFLKPTWWRLRKLMNARYDFSKHKVPPAFSRVLGTLAKTQEAEAGVAQVRQRAATEWNIDDLPAFVDQMAALRQRLEQAPPVLRGVLRKLCASDEGLELAKALAAAHGDSRELQRVLSAALHDANTPKFAELCDVVASLRESADLLPELAGILRELGETPPAFADAVRRVPLPVPALEFAMARKGLRSCWRDDRHAARFDGPQLAERIARFHKAHAALLDQNAASIRHGVKHAFLEQVQVSSLPAAQLTPEQKIFKKTFSSGRRDLEHEFGKTMRYRSIRDLATGTTGQVIRGLKPVWLMSPLSVSDTLPLDPGLFDVVIFDEASQVPLEEAIPSLYRAKQVIVVGDEMQLPPTSFFASSRDGDGEEVTVEEEGEKIAISLDADSFLTQSAASLPSTLLAWHYRSRYEALISFSNASFYSGNLLTIPDRRPVAEGLGDIVVKASADAETNAAKLLARSISFHRMERGIYENRRNLDEANYIANLVRTLLRQGTKLSLGIVAFSEAQQTAIEDALERLAGEDAEFATRLEAEYNREEEDQFVGLFVKNLENVQGDERDIILLSICYGYDANHRMLMNFGPINQKGGEKRLNVIFSRAKHHMAVVSSIRHVDVTNDWNDGASALKNFLNYAEHTSRGELRHARQVLEGVNPLNRQSLRAASVQDVVAIQLAEALRARGHQADVQVGQSRFRCDLAVRDAVAGHYMLAIQIDTAEHYANADVQERSFTRSGLLKAFGWRVLHVLTKDWVEDAPQVIARIERALGGEVEEVEIEDEVEEESLAPVPPSSIDATLEPSGLPTEPATVTASPQSRESTPVVAAASPGSVPVRRFELVSGTSSKFWEVSVDGTTLVVRFGRIGTNGQEQRKVFPDEATAQRQEAKLILEKTSKGYGEVK; from the coding sequence TTTGCAGGCTCCATTGAGCCGGGCCCTGGAGGTGACGGGCCATGGCACGCAGGAGACCGACCTGGATGAGGCGAGCGTCAACTACACGGACGATTCCGTCGGAGGTGAAGACAAGCCGCTGACCCGGCCGGCATATGTGCCGGACTACGGCTGCTGGGAGCTGCGTGTGGGACACCATGACGTGCTCACGGACGTCTTCCTGTTGGGACAGGTGCTCGCCAGCGTGGCGTGTGGTCTGGACTTCACGGATGTGGAGGACGTGCGGCTCTTTGCCAATCACCGGCACAATCTTTTCAATCTGCATCCACGGCTGCATCCGGTGGTGGCTGCGGTCATTGAGGAGATGACCGAACTCAACCGGCACCGCCGTGCATGCGACCTGGCTTCTCTGCTCAAGAGACTGGAGACATATCGCGAGCAGCCGGATGACTTTGACGTGCGTCGCATCGCGGGTTTGGAGCAAGCGACGCCAAGCGGTCGGCGCAAGCTGATTCAGGCACGCCTGCGCGACCGGCTCTTTGAGATTTCCCGACGCAATCGGCTCATCTATTACAAGCCGACGCAGCAGTCGCTCAATCTCACGGTGGCCTCAGTGCCTACGCTGCTGGACTATCGCAACGTGCGACCGGAGCAGCTCTGCTACTGGCACCCGGAGATCGAGACCCTCGTGTCGCAGGGGAAAGTGATGCCGCTGGGCAAGTACCTGCGTTTCGAGGAGCAGCCTTATCTCAACGGGATGTTGGACAAGATTCTCAGTGAAGCACGTCGCGATCGCGCTGAGTATGGCTTTGCCCAGCTCCGGCTCGTGCTGGTGTTCCTGCGCTGGCACAATCTCAAGGAGTCACCCAATGAGGTGATCGAGTCGCCGCTGCTCCTGTTGCCGGTGGAACTCACCAAGAAGAAGGGGGTGCGGGACAGCTACACGTTGGATCCTATCGATACGGGTATCGCGGAGGTGAATCCCGCGCTCCGCTTCCACTTGAAGGAAGTGTACAACTTGGATCTCCCAGAGGAGGTGGATTTGCAGAAGACCACCCTGCGGCAATTCCACGAGGAACTTCGGGCGCAGATTCAAGCAAGCGAGCCCGGCGTGACATTGAGATGTGTGGAGAATCCGCAGATCAAGCTGGTGCAGCAACGGGCGCGACTGCGGGTGGATCAGTTCCGCAAGCGGCAGATGTTGAAGACGGGGAAACCCATCGCGCGCAAGGTCTCCTACAGCTACAAGAAGGAAGATTATCGCCCTCTCGGCTTGCAGCTCTTTCTGGAGAAGGTGAAGCCGCAACCCATGCCGTTGCGTCTGGCGGCGGGCGGTTCAATGGGTGAGCGTTCTCTGCCGATGGACTTCATCGTGGAGCCCCAGAGTGACTCGCCGGCGCCGGGCGTGATGGAAACTTCCAGCGAGACGTACACCCTGGAGCAGGGCATCTCCTCCTCCAATCCCTATGCGTGGGAATTTGATCTGTGCTCGCTGACGCTGGCGAACTTCAACTACCGCAAGATGTCGCTGGTGCACGACTACGAGCATCTTCTGGAACATGATCCGGCGAGCGAGGTCTTCGACACCATCTTCTCCATCGCTCCACGTGAGCAGGATAGCGCCCCACCTGCCATCCCCCTGAAGGAGCAGCATTTCGTGGTGGCTTGCGACGCGGCGCAAGCGGCTGCAGTGGCGAAGGCACGCAACGGACGCAGCTTTATCATTCAAGGGCCGCCGGGTACGGGCAAGTCCCAGACCATCACGAACTTGATCGCGGATAACATCGCTCGGGGGAAGCGCGTGCTCTTCGTCTGCGAAAAGCGTGCGGCCATCGATGTGGTCTTCCATCGCCTGCGTCAGCAGGGGTTGGATGAACTTTGCTGCCTCATCCATGACTCCCAGACGGATAAGAAGGCCTTCATCCAAAATCTGAAGCAGACCTATGAAGGATTCCTGCAGCAGGCGCAGGATGGTGATGTGACCCAGGTGCGGCAGGAGATTGTCAGGCGACTGGAGCAGGAGCTGGAATCCATCAAGCGCTTTGGAGAGGTGATGGTCTCGGCCAAGGCGGGCATGGGGGCGAGTGCGCACCAGATTCTGCAGCGCCTTGTCGAATTGAGGCCGGAGGTGTCCCAACAAGATGTGTTGAGCAATCCAAAGGAGCTGGATGTATCCACGGAAGAACTGCTGCCTGAGTACGCACTATGGAAGCAATGCGGTGACGTGGCTCGCAGGCTGAGGCAGGCGCTCGTGGACTTGGGCGAGGATGAAGTACTCGCAGAGCATCCCCTGCGCCATGTGAGTCAGGAGGTGCTGGAGTCCGAGCGCCCGATCGCCACCTTGCGAGAGTCACTGGATGCTGTGGAAGATTTGCTGGATTCTCTTGAGTCGAGCCTGTCCCTCGCCGGGGATGCTGAAGCCGTGAAGGCGCTGCCGCTGGGACATTTCGCCGGGGCGGTGGAGTTTGCGCATGACGCACGTCCCCTTGCCGAGCGCGGGCTGATGGCTGCGCTCGATGGCAGTGGCAATGCCAAGGTCACGGCCTTTGCATCCCTACAGAAGGAGCTCCAGACGAAGACGGATGCTCATCGTGAGGCCGCGACGAAATCTGAAGGGTGGCGTGACCCCCTGCCGCCGGATGATGTGCAGGAGGCGATTGCCCAGGCGAAGGCGACGGAGAACAGCCTCTTTCGTTTCCTGAAGCCCACGTGGTGGAGGCTCCGCAAGCTGATGAATGCTCGCTACGACTTCTCCAAACACAAGGTGCCGCCGGCATTCTCACGGGTGCTGGGTACGCTGGCAAAGACACAGGAGGCGGAAGCTGGCGTGGCGCAGGTGCGCCAGCGTGCGGCAACCGAATGGAACATTGATGACTTGCCGGCTTTCGTGGATCAGATGGCCGCGCTACGGCAGCGCCTTGAGCAGGCGCCACCAGTGCTGCGGGGTGTCTTGCGCAAGCTGTGTGCGAGTGATGAGGGACTGGAGTTGGCAAAAGCACTCGCGGCGGCGCATGGAGATTCTCGTGAGTTGCAGAGGGTGTTGAGTGCCGCGCTGCATGACGCGAATACGCCGAAGTTTGCCGAGCTTTGTGACGTTGTTGCATCGCTGAGGGAGAGCGCGGATTTGCTGCCGGAACTCGCGGGTATTCTGCGTGAGCTGGGGGAAACGCCGCCCGCGTTTGCGGATGCGGTGCGCCGGGTGCCGCTGCCTGTACCAGCACTGGAGTTCGCCATGGCGCGCAAGGGGTTGCGTTCTTGTTGGCGTGATGATCGTCATGCGGCGCGATTTGATGGGCCGCAACTGGCGGAGCGCATTGCGAGATTCCACAAGGCGCACGCGGCGTTGCTGGATCAGAATGCGGCTTCCATCCGGCATGGGGTGAAGCATGCCTTCCTGGAGCAGGTGCAGGTGTCTTCTCTTCCCGCGGCGCAGCTCACGCCTGAGCAGAAGATTTTCAAGAAGACCTTCAGCTCGGGACGTCGCGACCTCGAGCATGAGTTTGGAAAAACGATGCGGTATCGCTCGATTCGTGACCTGGCGACCGGCACCACGGGACAGGTGATTCGCGGGCTGAAGCCTGTGTGGCTCATGAGTCCGCTCAGTGTCTCAGATACGCTGCCGTTGGATCCGGGTCTGTTTGATGTGGTGATCTTCGATGAAGCCAGCCAGGTGCCACTGGAGGAGGCGATTCCCTCCCTCTACCGTGCAAAACAGGTGATCGTGGTGGGTGATGAAATGCAGCTTCCTCCCACGAGCTTTTTCGCCAGCAGTCGTGATGGCGATGGTGAAGAGGTTACCGTCGAGGAGGAGGGCGAGAAGATTGCCATCTCATTGGATGCAGACAGCTTCCTCACGCAATCGGCGGCCAGTCTGCCCTCGACATTGCTGGCGTGGCACTATCGCAGTCGCTATGAAGCGCTGATTTCGTTCTCGAACGCGTCCTTCTACAGTGGCAATTTGCTGACCATTCCGGATCGCCGTCCCGTGGCTGAGGGGCTTGGGGATATTGTGGTCAAGGCATCCGCAGATGCGGAGACGAATGCTGCCAAGCTGCTGGCGCGCAGCATCAGCTTCCATCGCATGGAGCGTGGCATCTATGAGAACCGTCGCAACCTCGATGAGGCGAACTACATCGCGAATCTCGTGCGCACGCTCCTGCGGCAGGGCACGAAACTCAGCCTGGGCATTGTCGCATTCTCCGAAGCACAGCAGACGGCGATTGAGGATGCGCTGGAACGTCTCGCTGGTGAGGATGCTGAATTCGCCACGCGCCTGGAGGCGGAGTACAACCGCGAAGAGGAAGATCAGTTCGTGGGCTTGTTCGTAAAGAACCTGGAGAATGTGCAGGGCGATGAGCGCGACATCATCCTGCTAAGCATCTGCTACGGCTATGATGCGAACCACCGCATGCTGATGAACTTCGGCCCCATCAATCAGAAAGGTGGAGAGAAGAGGCTGAACGTCATCTTCTCCCGTGCGAAGCATCACATGGCCGTGGTGAGCAGCATCCGCCATGTGGATGTCACGAATGATTGGAATGACGGAGCCTCTGCGCTCAAGAATTTCCTGAACTACGCCGAGCACACTTCGCGTGGGGAGCTGCGGCACGCACGTCAGGTGCTGGAGGGGGTGAACCCGCTCAACCGGCAGTCATTGCGCGCGGCATCGGTGCAGGATGTGGTCGCCATACAGCTGGCAGAAGCTTTGCGTGCACGTGGCCATCAGGCAGACGTGCAGGTAGGGCAATCGCGGTTCCGCTGTGATCTTGCCGTGCGTGATGCGGTGGCAGGGCATTACATGCTGGCCATCCAGATCGATACCGCCGAGCATTATGCGAATGCGGATGTGCAGGAGCGCAGCTTCACGCGGTCGGGGTTGCTGAAAGCCTTTGGCTGGCGCGTGCTGCACGTGCTGACGAAGGACTGGGTTGAAGATGCGCCGCAAGTGATTGCACGCATCGAACGCGCGCTCGGTGGAGAAGTGGAAGAGGTGGAGATCGAGGACGAGGTCGAAGAGGAATCGCTAGCTCCGGTGCCGCCAAGCAGCATCGATGCCACGCTCGAGCCCTCGGGCTTGCCTACGGAGCCTGCTACTGTGACGGCTTCCCCCCAATCTCGCGAGTCCACCCCGGTGGTGGCGGCCGCCAGCCCAGGTTCTGTCCCAGTGCGTCGCTTTGAGTTGGTGAGTGGTACTTCGAGCAAGTTCTGGGAAGTGAGTGTGGATGGTACCACGTTGGTGGTGCGCTTTGGCCGCATCGGCACGAATGGACAGGAGCAGCGCAAGGTGTTCCCCGATGAAGCCACAGCACAACGGCAGGAGGCGAAGCTGATCCTGGAGAAGACAAGCAAGGGATATGGAGAGGTGAAGTGA
- a CDS encoding UbiA family prenyltransferase, with product MLRPWLELARISNLPTVWTNVLAGWLLGFGGPEWQPLAWLLVGGSLMYTAGMILNDAADVRWDRENRKARPIPSGKVSLAAAWSAGLSMLLGGAAMAVWGAGACIWLTGALVAAIVAYDLFHKPWSGSVLLMGSCRTLLYLVAGSAVTGGLDWTEHRELCVKAMALGAYIVGVSLAARYESKVHQSLTGKAPKSQQVAGGLSLLAPAVAALWYAGVHQAWLVVVFAVASLVTVHTALNWMRENPKWIGRAVSLLLASICLVDAAAVASVSFIASILCLVAMQGAVLAQRKIAAT from the coding sequence ATGCTCCGCCCCTGGCTCGAACTTGCCCGTATCTCCAACCTGCCCACGGTCTGGACGAATGTGCTTGCGGGCTGGCTGCTGGGCTTCGGTGGACCGGAATGGCAGCCCCTGGCATGGCTGCTCGTGGGTGGGTCGTTGATGTACACGGCCGGGATGATCCTCAATGATGCGGCGGACGTGCGGTGGGATCGGGAGAATCGCAAAGCACGTCCCATCCCCAGCGGAAAAGTCTCGCTGGCTGCGGCCTGGTCGGCGGGGCTCTCCATGCTGCTGGGGGGAGCGGCGATGGCCGTATGGGGTGCCGGTGCCTGCATCTGGCTGACAGGCGCGCTGGTGGCTGCCATTGTGGCGTATGACCTCTTTCACAAGCCATGGTCTGGCTCCGTGCTCCTCATGGGGAGCTGCCGGACCCTACTGTATCTGGTGGCGGGATCTGCGGTGACGGGCGGGCTGGACTGGACCGAACATCGCGAGCTATGCGTGAAGGCCATGGCCCTTGGAGCGTACATCGTGGGAGTCAGCCTGGCGGCCCGGTATGAGTCCAAGGTGCACCAATCGCTCACGGGCAAGGCTCCGAAGAGCCAGCAGGTGGCGGGCGGGCTGAGTCTGCTGGCTCCAGCCGTAGCGGCCCTCTGGTATGCAGGTGTGCATCAGGCATGGCTGGTCGTGGTGTTCGCGGTGGCCTCGCTGGTGACTGTGCACACCGCCCTAAACTGGATGCGGGAAAATCCCAAGTGGATTGGCCGTGCAGTGAGCCTGTTGCTCGCTTCCATCTGCCTCGTGGATGCCGCTGCGGTGGCGTCCGTGAGCTTCATTGCATCCATCCTGTGCCTCGTGGCCATGCAGGGTGCAGTGCTGGCCCAGCGCAAGATTGCCGCCACGTGA
- a CDS encoding 3-dehydroquinate synthase translates to MLERTFKVEYAQRVLFTRDMFGLENHVLRDLLASAREGDRVTKALVFVDSHVAEARPDLLPALEAYAAAHSTVFSLAAPAVIVPGGETCKNDFAIVQQCWEAISEACLDRHSLVFVIGGGAVLDLVCFAASTAHRGIRHVRFPTTTLSQGDGGVGVKNGVNYFGKKNWVGSFSVPYAIVNDFALLETLPIREKRCGLIEAIKVSLIRDAEFYHWLEQNADALAELEPDAVERAVRRSAELHVEHITTNGDPFELGSARPLDFGHWVAHKLEQVSHFEIKHGEAVAIGMAVDLRYSVKAGILDDATAQRIISLIRRVGFATYAPQLLESTKDGELVILAGLEEFREHLGGELTITLVPEIGRKLEVHEMNTSYIVDTLKELVEARV, encoded by the coding sequence ATGCTGGAGAGAACATTTAAGGTAGAGTATGCGCAGCGCGTCCTGTTCACACGGGACATGTTTGGGCTTGAGAATCATGTGCTGCGCGACCTGCTGGCCTCTGCCCGCGAAGGTGACCGGGTAACAAAGGCGCTGGTGTTTGTGGACAGCCACGTAGCCGAAGCCCGGCCAGATTTGCTTCCCGCTCTGGAGGCTTATGCGGCAGCGCACTCGACGGTGTTTTCGCTCGCAGCGCCGGCGGTGATTGTGCCCGGCGGGGAGACCTGCAAAAATGACTTCGCCATTGTCCAGCAGTGCTGGGAAGCCATCAGTGAGGCCTGCCTGGATCGCCACTCCCTCGTGTTTGTGATTGGCGGAGGAGCGGTGCTGGATCTCGTTTGTTTCGCCGCGTCCACGGCGCACCGTGGCATCCGCCACGTCCGCTTCCCGACCACGACGTTGAGCCAGGGTGATGGCGGCGTGGGGGTGAAGAATGGTGTGAATTACTTTGGCAAGAAGAACTGGGTCGGCAGCTTCTCCGTTCCGTATGCCATCGTGAATGACTTCGCTCTGCTGGAGACCCTGCCGATTCGGGAGAAGCGTTGCGGACTCATTGAGGCCATCAAAGTATCGCTCATTCGTGATGCTGAGTTTTATCACTGGCTCGAGCAGAACGCGGATGCGCTCGCTGAGCTGGAGCCGGATGCCGTGGAGCGTGCGGTGCGCCGCAGTGCCGAGCTGCACGTGGAGCACATCACGACGAATGGTGACCCCTTCGAACTGGGCTCAGCGCGGCCGCTCGACTTTGGTCACTGGGTGGCGCACAAGCTGGAGCAGGTATCACATTTCGAAATCAAGCATGGCGAGGCCGTGGCCATCGGCATGGCAGTGGATCTGCGGTACTCCGTGAAGGCCGGCATCCTGGATGACGCTACGGCGCAGCGCATCATTTCGCTCATCCGTCGCGTGGGCTTCGCCACCTATGCGCCCCAGCTCCTTGAATCCACCAAAGATGGAGAACTCGTGATCCTTGCGGGGCTGGAAGAGTTCCGTGAGCACCTCGGAGGTGAACTTACCATCACATTGGTGCCGGAGATCGGCCGCAAGCTCGAGGTGCACGAGATGAACACCAGCTACATCGTGGATACGCTGAAGGAACTGGTGGAAGCGCGGGTGTGA
- a CDS encoding GDSL-type esterase/lipase family protein codes for MKRTAFITLLVAATVAAFAQPAHAITKVACVGDSITAGAGVKDPAKRYPTQLGGLLGKDYEVKNFGVSGSTMLDQGDKPYKKEKAFTQALEFKPDIVIIKLGTNDSKPQNWAKKEGFAASTKSLVEAFQKANPKAKIYLCTPAPVISSGNFGIREEIVKPEIIPLVKQVASEMKLDVIDIYSALAGKDALLPDNVHPNDEGATVIAKTVYDAVSKPRS; via the coding sequence ATGAAACGCACAGCCTTCATCACCCTGCTGGTCGCCGCCACGGTCGCAGCATTTGCCCAACCAGCCCACGCCATCACCAAGGTCGCCTGTGTGGGTGACAGCATCACCGCCGGCGCCGGCGTGAAGGATCCCGCCAAGCGCTACCCCACCCAACTCGGCGGATTACTCGGCAAAGACTATGAAGTGAAGAACTTCGGCGTCAGCGGCTCCACGATGCTCGATCAGGGGGACAAGCCCTACAAAAAGGAAAAGGCCTTCACACAAGCGCTGGAGTTCAAACCGGACATCGTGATCATCAAACTCGGTACGAACGACAGCAAACCGCAAAACTGGGCCAAGAAAGAAGGCTTCGCCGCCTCCACCAAATCCCTCGTGGAAGCCTTCCAGAAGGCAAACCCCAAGGCGAAGATCTACCTTTGCACGCCGGCCCCGGTGATTAGTTCCGGAAACTTCGGTATCCGCGAAGAAATTGTGAAGCCCGAGATTATCCCTCTCGTGAAGCAGGTGGCCAGTGAAATGAAGCTCGATGTGATCGACATCTACAGCGCCCTCGCCGGCAAGGATGCGCTGCTCCCTGATAACGTGCATCCCAATGATGAAGGCGCCACGGTGATTGCAAAGACGGTCTACGACGCGGTTTCCAAGCCCCGCTCGTAA
- a CDS encoding dienelactone hydrolase family protein — MRFFIPLSCAALCVAGSLFAEAPVTTAKSFESEITIKLGYKYTLTVPEGYGADKAKEWPLVIFLHGAGERGDNLELLKKHGPPKLIAAGKKIPAIVVAPQVPSGEFWNPHGVKALVDQLKKDYRVDAKRVYLTGISMGGFGTFDTIAAYPDVFAAAVPICGGAGINVVKFGPLKDLPIWIFHGAKDPVVPVEFTEMAEKWFKRNGGGANVKVTIYPEALHDSWTQTYDNEEVWTWLFQQARK, encoded by the coding sequence ATGCGATTTTTCATCCCCCTTTCCTGTGCCGCGCTTTGCGTCGCTGGCAGCCTCTTTGCAGAAGCTCCTGTCACGACAGCAAAATCCTTTGAGAGCGAGATCACCATCAAGCTGGGTTACAAGTACACGCTGACGGTGCCGGAAGGTTATGGCGCAGACAAGGCGAAGGAATGGCCACTGGTCATCTTCTTGCATGGGGCAGGGGAGCGCGGGGACAATCTGGAACTGCTCAAGAAACACGGGCCACCAAAGCTCATCGCTGCGGGGAAGAAGATTCCCGCCATCGTCGTGGCACCTCAGGTGCCGTCCGGAGAGTTCTGGAATCCGCATGGCGTGAAGGCCCTCGTGGATCAATTGAAGAAAGACTACCGCGTGGATGCGAAGCGCGTGTATCTCACTGGCATCAGCATGGGCGGATTTGGCACGTTCGATACCATCGCCGCATATCCGGATGTCTTTGCCGCAGCGGTTCCCATTTGCGGAGGTGCGGGCATCAACGTGGTGAAGTTTGGCCCGCTGAAGGACCTGCCCATCTGGATCTTCCATGGTGCAAAGGATCCCGTGGTGCCGGTCGAGTTTACCGAAATGGCGGAGAAGTGGTTCAAGCGCAACGGTGGCGGCGCGAATGTGAAGGTCACCATCTATCCCGAGGCACTGCATGACTCGTGGACCCAGACCTATGACAATGAGGAGGTGTGGACTTGGCTCTTCCAGCAGGCGCGGAAGTAG
- a CDS encoding NIPSNAP family protein: MKRLAILLCSLLFAAMAPAADSPVYELRTYVTNEGKLPDLLTRFRDHTCKLFEKHGMKNIGYWVPIDKENGSENTLIYILEHKSREAAKESFGAFAKDPEWKTVREASEKNGKILAKAPESVFMTLTDFSPPVKVGAGSGPAVYELRIYTTPDGKLEALHSRFRNHTMKLFEKHGMTNLPYFVVMDEDKGAKNKLIYLLKHESKEAGLASFGAFRQDPDWIKAKGESEKDGSLTIPQPDGVKSIYMKATDFSPIK, from the coding sequence ATGAAACGCCTAGCCATCCTCCTCTGCTCCCTGCTATTCGCCGCCATGGCCCCTGCTGCTGATTCACCCGTCTACGAACTTCGCACCTACGTCACCAACGAGGGCAAGTTGCCGGACCTGCTCACACGCTTCCGGGATCACACCTGCAAGCTCTTCGAAAAGCACGGCATGAAAAACATTGGCTACTGGGTGCCCATCGACAAGGAGAACGGATCGGAGAACACGCTTATCTACATCCTCGAGCACAAGAGCCGCGAGGCTGCGAAGGAGTCCTTTGGCGCTTTTGCCAAGGATCCGGAGTGGAAGACGGTGCGCGAGGCCAGTGAGAAGAATGGCAAGATCCTGGCCAAGGCGCCGGAGTCCGTGTTCATGACACTCACGGATTTCTCACCGCCTGTGAAGGTTGGTGCCGGTAGCGGCCCTGCGGTCTACGAGTTGCGCATCTACACCACGCCCGATGGCAAGCTGGAGGCGCTGCACTCCCGCTTCCGCAATCACACGATGAAGCTCTTTGAAAAGCACGGCATGACCAATCTTCCGTACTTTGTGGTCATGGACGAGGACAAGGGCGCAAAGAACAAGCTCATCTATCTGCTCAAGCACGAGAGCAAGGAAGCTGGACTGGCCTCCTTCGGGGCCTTCCGTCAGGACCCGGACTGGATCAAAGCCAAGGGCGAGAGCGAGAAGGACGGCTCCTTGACCATTCCGCAGCCCGACGGCGTGAAGTCCATCTACATGAAGGCGACGGATTTCTCGCCGATCAAGTAG
- the mtnP gene encoding S-methyl-5'-thioadenosine phosphorylase has product MSSAQKTDTDSIPAIGIIGGSGLYEIEGFTQSEELHVPTPFGEPSDRIIGGTMAGRHVYFLPRHGRGHRLLPTEVNHRANIWALRSLGVRWIIAVTAVGSLKEEYHPRNILVPDQFFDRTSRREHHTFFGNGIVAHVSFADPISAGLRTLLVEEARAAGSTVHDGGTYVCMDGPAFSTRAESNANRQLGFDVIGMTNLPEAKLAREAEIALATLAMVTDYDCWKTDEEPVTVEALLGHLHANSATAKHILAQVIPRIPTEANWPEHHALDTAIITDRKLWPEESAARLKPVLGRFL; this is encoded by the coding sequence ATGAGTAGCGCGCAAAAGACGGATACGGACAGCATCCCGGCCATCGGCATCATTGGTGGCAGTGGCTTGTATGAGATCGAGGGTTTCACCCAGAGCGAGGAGCTGCATGTGCCCACACCGTTTGGAGAGCCTTCGGACCGCATCATCGGCGGCACCATGGCGGGGCGGCATGTCTATTTCCTTCCGAGGCATGGGCGCGGGCACCGCTTGCTGCCTACCGAGGTGAATCATCGTGCGAACATCTGGGCACTGCGCTCCCTGGGCGTGCGCTGGATCATCGCCGTGACTGCCGTGGGCAGCCTGAAGGAGGAGTATCACCCTCGCAATATCCTCGTGCCGGACCAGTTCTTTGATCGCACCTCGCGTCGGGAGCATCATACCTTCTTTGGGAATGGCATCGTTGCGCACGTGAGCTTTGCCGATCCCATCAGCGCTGGCCTGCGCACCCTGTTGGTGGAGGAGGCGCGTGCCGCGGGGAGCACCGTTCATGATGGTGGTACGTATGTGTGCATGGACGGTCCGGCCTTCTCCACACGAGCCGAGTCGAATGCCAACCGCCAACTCGGCTTCGACGTCATCGGCATGACGAACCTGCCCGAGGCCAAGCTCGCCCGTGAGGCGGAGATTGCCCTTGCCACCCTGGCCATGGTCACGGACTACGACTGCTGGAAGACCGATGAGGAGCCTGTGACCGTGGAGGCCCTGCTGGGACACCTGCATGCCAACTCCGCCACGGCGAAGCACATCCTCGCCCAGGTCATCCCACGCATCCCCACGGAGGCGAACTGGCCGGAGCACCACGCTCTGGACACTGCTATCATCACCGACCGCAAGCTGTGGCCGGAGGAGAGCGCGGCACGGCTCAAGCCGGTGCTCGGCCGCTTCTTGTAG